From Woronichinia naegeliana WA131, the proteins below share one genomic window:
- a CDS encoding ABC transporter permease, whose product MQQYCREIGAIAQRILRELMRRKRSLIFWAVFPIAVLLLNGFIFADRSGLPLNEAMEFAAPASLIGAALFFSCVGGSVATIVSEREQNTLKRLFISPLRGTAYFFGIFLAHTVIAIGQGLLVYSVAVSFGAQFRGSIALGITIIILSIAAYVGIGFILGTQLARRTEDVNALVATFGVPLLILGGAFFPASIFPPTLKAIAVYNPIYHMTTALSGVWANGYSAKDLWPHLQFLIIFSVLMVIGGWFSYRQMLERERRL is encoded by the coding sequence ATGCAGCAATATTGTCGAGAGATTGGGGCGATCGCCCAACGCATTTTAAGAGAATTAATGAGACGGAAACGGAGCCTGATTTTTTGGGCCGTTTTTCCGATTGCTGTACTCTTATTAAATGGCTTTATTTTTGCTGATCGATCAGGATTACCTCTCAACGAAGCAATGGAGTTTGCTGCCCCTGCCAGTTTAATTGGAGCCGCTCTATTCTTCAGTTGTGTGGGCGGCAGTGTAGCCACGATTGTCTCTGAACGGGAACAAAATACATTAAAAAGATTATTTATTTCGCCATTACGAGGAACTGCTTATTTTTTTGGTATTTTTTTAGCCCATACGGTCATTGCCATCGGTCAAGGTCTTTTGGTCTATAGCGTTGCTGTCAGCTTTGGCGCACAATTTCGAGGTTCTATTGCTTTAGGGATTACCATTATTATTCTCAGTATTGCTGCCTATGTTGGGATTGGCTTTATCTTAGGAACTCAATTAGCTCGTCGTACCGAAGATGTTAATGCTTTAGTGGCTACTTTTGGTGTGCCTTTATTAATTTTAGGAGGAGCTTTTTTCCCAGCTTCTATTTTTCCACCGACCTTGAAAGCGATCGCTGTTTATAATCCCATTTATCACATGACTACCGCTCTGAGTGGTGTTTGGGCAAACGGTTATTCAGCAAAGGATTTATGGCCCCATCTCCAATTTTTAATCATTTTTTCCGTTTTAATGGTGATTGGTGGTTGGTTTTCCTATCGACAGATGTTAGAACGGGAACGACGGTTATAA
- a CDS encoding ABC transporter ATP-binding protein, with amino-acid sequence MLSLENVSKYYGDRLVLDQLSFNIKAGEIYGLLGPNGAGKTTIINLISYLLKPDQGQILIEGKPVSEMTKRWLGVAPQENILYRTLTCQENLDFFAKIYGLSAQERRHRLEFCLQAVNLLDRAKTPVEKLSGGMQRRLNMAIALVHQPKLLILDEPTTGLDIEARYDLWQLIQNLKQEGMTILLTTHLLDEAERLCDRLGILKAGKILSQGSLAELQQLIPAKEILTIETTAEKQILERAKSLGYRHRRYRGNLAFWLPEPLELREVLVAFDGIPIVAIARQPVQLEHIYLEITQAQTLP; translated from the coding sequence ATGTTATCCCTTGAAAATGTCTCCAAATATTACGGCGATCGCTTAGTTTTAGATCAGCTTAGTTTCAATATTAAAGCAGGCGAGATTTATGGCTTACTTGGCCCCAATGGAGCAGGCAAAACGACTATTATTAATTTAATTAGTTATTTACTGAAACCGGATCAAGGGCAGATTTTGATTGAGGGTAAGCCCGTTTCAGAAATGACAAAACGATGGCTAGGGGTTGCGCCCCAGGAAAATATTCTCTATCGTACTTTAACTTGTCAAGAAAATCTTGATTTCTTCGCTAAAATTTATGGCTTATCTGCCCAGGAACGTCGTCATCGCTTGGAATTTTGTTTGCAAGCAGTTAACTTATTAGACCGAGCGAAAACTCCTGTCGAAAAACTCAGTGGTGGAATGCAACGCCGTTTAAATATGGCGATCGCCCTTGTACATCAACCCAAATTATTAATCCTAGATGAACCGACCACTGGATTGGATATCGAAGCCCGTTATGATCTGTGGCAATTAATTCAAAACCTTAAACAGGAGGGGATGACTATTCTGTTAACCACTCACTTATTAGATGAAGCTGAACGTCTTTGCGATCGCCTGGGTATTTTAAAAGCGGGTAAAATTTTAAGCCAGGGAAGTTTAGCGGAACTGCAACAATTAATTCCAGCCAAAGAAATTCTAACCATTGAAACCACAGCAGAAAAGCAGATCTTAGAGCGGGCCAAAAGCCTGGGTTATCGCCATCGTCGTTATCGAGGAAACTTAGCTTTTTGGTTGCCTGAACCCTTGGAATTACGGGAAGTTTTAGTCGCCTTTGACGGTATTCCCATTGTGGCGATCGCCCGACAGCCAGTTCAATTAGAGCACATTTATCTAGAAATTACCCAGGCTCAAACGCTACCCTAA
- a CDS encoding PAS domain S-box protein: MIDHSKQDRCTYADYLQADETTQYHLLMADSLEAGQAIWRLQQPDVVLVNVDLPDGNGLFFLEMMAPESFIQKLPVIVLMEQRNEQTIIQAMKLGAMDYLIKEEITAFFLCHSVNRLVYRYELERENRKLTDRLELALKSSHIGIWDWNIDTNELIWDKSNCELYGIFPADFQGYKTWEKRVHPEDLPLINQAVQKSLTGDQELVVEFRVIWPNKTVRYLKGYALVQRNAEGDPQRMIGTNFDITDIKQAEEDLRRSEKIFRQLFEEIPIGIAMVEANIERFYQVNRTLCEMLGYSHQELLQLNFNEITHPEDLALEAPLAAQAIAGEITSYQIEKRYRKKNGEYFWGQLKTTTIRGTKGELLYGIGMVEDITNRKQVEIKMQVSLEQEKKLNNLRSHFITMASHEFRTPLTIIYSATALVKKYSDRLTAEKKEEHLTNIIKTVQYMTKILDDMLMINSVDNEKIQFTPEPTDVIGFCENLKQSLETKGHHHIHFSWQLEQSTQHPSTRLIASFDPYLLRQTLENILSNAIKYSPQQNSVEFYFTQEPNYLIFQISDRGIGIPEEDWEDLFQPFHRGSNVGNITGVGLGLVIIQRCLSLHGGQLNFKSQIGEGTTVTVRIPQERIP, from the coding sequence ATGATCGATCATTCTAAGCAAGATCGTTGTACCTATGCTGACTACCTACAGGCAGATGAAACCACCCAGTATCACCTTTTGATGGCAGATAGCCTAGAAGCAGGGCAGGCAATTTGGCGATTACAACAGCCTGATGTGGTCTTGGTTAATGTGGATTTACCCGATGGCAATGGTTTGTTTTTTTTGGAGATGATGGCTCCTGAAAGTTTTATTCAAAAATTGCCAGTTATTGTCTTAATGGAGCAGCGCAATGAGCAGACAATTATTCAGGCAATGAAATTAGGGGCGATGGATTATTTAATCAAGGAGGAAATTACTGCCTTTTTTCTATGCCATAGTGTTAATCGGTTAGTCTATCGCTACGAGTTAGAACGAGAAAATCGAAAATTGACCGATCGCCTGGAACTGGCTCTTAAATCTTCTCATATTGGTATTTGGGACTGGAATATTGACACCAATGAACTAATTTGGGACAAGAGCAACTGTGAGCTTTATGGAATTTTTCCCGCCGACTTTCAAGGCTATAAAACCTGGGAAAAACGGGTTCATCCGGAAGATTTACCTTTGATCAATCAAGCTGTCCAAAAGAGTTTAACGGGAGATCAAGAACTGGTTGTTGAGTTTAGAGTCATCTGGCCAAATAAGACAGTTCGTTATTTAAAAGGCTATGCTTTAGTACAGAGAAATGCCGAGGGAGATCCCCAACGAATGATTGGGACTAATTTTGATATTACAGATATTAAACAGGCAGAAGAAGATCTCCGTCGTAGCGAAAAAATCTTTCGTCAATTGTTTGAAGAAATTCCCATTGGTATTGCGATGGTAGAAGCGAATATTGAGCGATTTTATCAAGTCAATCGTACCTTGTGTGAAATGCTAGGTTATAGTCATCAGGAATTACTGCAATTAAACTTCAATGAGATTACTCATCCCGAGGATCTGGCTCTTGAAGCACCGTTGGCTGCTCAGGCGATTGCCGGAGAAATTACTAGTTATCAAATTGAGAAACGCTATCGCAAGAAAAATGGGGAATACTTTTGGGGACAGTTAAAGACAACTACCATTCGAGGAACGAAAGGAGAGCTACTCTATGGCATTGGCATGGTGGAAGATATTACAAACCGCAAACAGGTAGAAATCAAAATGCAAGTGTCCTTGGAGCAGGAGAAGAAATTAAATAATTTGCGATCGCATTTTATTACCATGGCATCCCATGAATTTCGTACCCCTCTGACGATCATTTATTCCGCAACGGCTCTTGTAAAAAAATACAGCGATCGCCTAACGGCTGAAAAAAAGGAGGAACATCTTACCAATATTATCAAAACGGTACAATACATGACCAAGATTTTAGATGATATGTTAATGATTAATTCCGTTGATAATGAAAAAATTCAATTTACCCCTGAACCGACAGATGTTATTGGCTTCTGTGAGAATCTGAAACAATCTCTAGAAACCAAAGGTCATCACCACATTCATTTTTCTTGGCAGTTAGAGCAATCCACACAACACCCAAGCACGAGATTAATCGCCTCCTTTGATCCCTATTTACTCAGACAAACTTTAGAAAATATTCTGAGCAATGCTATTAAATATTCTCCCCAACAGAATTCTGTTGAATTTTATTTTACTCAAGAACCAAACTATCTTATTTTTCAAATTAGCGATCGCGGTATTGGCATTCCTGAAGAAGATTGGGAAGACTTATTTCAACCCTTTCATCGCGGCTCCAATGTGGGCAATATTACAGGAGTTGGTCTGGGCTTAGTCATTATCCAGCGATGTTTAAGTTTGCATGGAGGGCAACTTAATTTTAAGAGTCAAATAGGAGAAGGAACCACAGTAACTGTCCGCATTCCCCAGGAAAGAATACCCTAA
- the glyS gene encoding glycine--tRNA ligase subunit beta: MINHSFLLEIGTEELPADFVASAIAQWQQRIPHSLAENLLTPQTIQVYGTPRRLAVVIEGLPSQQSDREELLKGPPVASAFKEGQPTPAAIGFAKKQGVEISDLEIRTTEKGDFIFVQKQIPGLATQALLPDLVFSWLTGLEGRRFMRWGDGDFRFPRPIRWLVALLDDRVLPLSLSNGSTTVNSDRRSRGHRILHPGEVLISQAPNYQAELRQAAVIVDPQERRQSIEKQIQTQAKSLQGKAEIYEDLLAEVVNLVEYPTAVLGEFDDQFLNLPPEVITTVMVTHQRYFPIKKADGSLFANFITIANGDPQKAQVIAEGNARVIRARLADAQFFYRGDCDQSLDNYLPQLETVTFQEELGTMRDKVDRIMDMAQQIADQLQVTEQQRNDIESTAMLCKADLVTQMVYEFPELQGVMGQKYALVSGESASVAQGIFEHYLPRNIEDPLPQSLTGQVVGLSDRLDTLISIFGLGLLPTGSSDPFALRRAANAVINITWFAHLNINLGQLLVQGSKAFLTAHADKNSPLEDLKTFFMQRLQTLLTDELGIDYDLVKAVLGDNDLDYTNRALRDLLDVRDRAQFLQQMRNNGRLASIYETVNRAARLAIKGNLDTAILNPESVINPRLFEKKSESAFYQALIPLLPITQTAQRDRHYQALVDALAGIAPTVADFFDGADSVLVMDNNPEIRQNRLNLLGLLRNHARVLADFGAIVKE, from the coding sequence ATGATCAATCATTCCTTTCTGCTCGAAATTGGCACAGAAGAACTACCTGCTGACTTTGTAGCCAGCGCGATCGCCCAATGGCAGCAACGCATTCCCCACAGCCTAGCAGAAAATCTTTTAACTCCTCAAACGATTCAGGTTTACGGTACGCCACGACGATTAGCCGTTGTTATTGAGGGATTACCGTCTCAACAAAGCGATCGCGAAGAACTCCTCAAGGGGCCACCAGTGGCCTCAGCCTTCAAAGAGGGTCAACCTACCCCAGCCGCGATCGGCTTTGCCAAGAAACAGGGTGTTGAGATCTCAGATTTAGAAATTCGGACAACGGAGAAGGGAGATTTTATTTTTGTTCAGAAGCAAATTCCAGGTCTAGCAACCCAAGCACTATTACCAGACTTAGTTTTTAGCTGGCTAACGGGTTTAGAAGGGCGACGTTTTATGCGCTGGGGAGATGGCGATTTTCGCTTTCCGCGTCCCATTCGTTGGTTGGTGGCTCTGTTAGATGATCGGGTTTTACCCTTGAGTCTGAGTAATGGTTCCACCACTGTCAACAGCGATCGCCGCTCTAGAGGCCATCGGATTTTGCACCCAGGGGAAGTTCTAATCAGCCAAGCCCCAAATTATCAGGCAGAATTGCGTCAAGCGGCGGTAATTGTAGATCCCCAGGAACGTCGTCAAAGCATTGAGAAACAAATACAAACTCAGGCGAAATCTTTACAGGGAAAAGCTGAAATCTACGAAGATTTATTAGCTGAAGTGGTCAATTTGGTGGAATATCCAACGGCAGTATTAGGAGAATTTGATGATCAGTTTTTAAACTTGCCGCCAGAAGTGATTACCACCGTGATGGTGACGCATCAACGCTATTTCCCGATCAAAAAAGCAGATGGTAGTTTGTTTGCCAATTTTATTACCATTGCCAACGGCGATCCCCAAAAAGCCCAGGTCATTGCCGAGGGAAATGCGAGGGTGATTCGCGCTCGATTAGCCGATGCTCAATTTTTCTATCGCGGTGATTGTGATCAATCTTTGGATAATTATTTGCCACAATTGGAAACCGTTACGTTCCAAGAAGAGTTGGGAACCATGCGCGATAAGGTGGATCGCATTATGGACATGGCTCAACAAATTGCCGATCAATTACAGGTGACGGAACAACAGCGCAATGACATTGAAAGTACGGCCATGCTTTGTAAAGCCGATCTGGTCACTCAAATGGTCTATGAATTTCCTGAATTACAAGGCGTGATGGGCCAGAAATATGCTCTCGTGAGTGGGGAATCCGCTTCAGTGGCCCAGGGGATTTTTGAACATTATTTACCGCGCAATATTGAAGATCCTTTGCCTCAATCCTTGACGGGTCAGGTGGTCGGACTGAGCGATCGCCTCGATACTTTAATTAGCATTTTCGGTTTAGGTTTGTTGCCCACTGGTTCTTCCGATCCTTTTGCTTTGCGACGGGCGGCCAATGCGGTGATTAATATTACCTGGTTTGCCCATTTGAATATTAATTTGGGGCAATTGTTGGTGCAGGGAAGCAAAGCTTTTCTGACAGCCCATGCTGATAAAAATTCTCCTTTGGAGGATCTGAAAACCTTTTTTATGCAACGGTTACAAACCTTGCTCACCGATGAATTAGGGATTGATTACGATCTGGTTAAAGCAGTATTAGGCGACAATGATCTCGACTATACGAATCGGGCATTACGAGATTTATTGGATGTCCGCGATCGCGCCCAATTTCTGCAACAAATGCGGAATAATGGTCGATTAGCTTCTATCTATGAAACGGTGAATCGTGCTGCTCGTTTAGCCATTAAGGGGAACTTAGATACGGCCATTCTTAACCCCGAATCGGTCATTAATCCCCGTTTATTTGAGAAAAAATCCGAGTCAGCTTTTTATCAGGCTCTCATTCCCCTGTTACCCATTACCCAAACGGCTCAACGCGATCGCCACTATCAAGCCTTAGTGGATGCCCTGGCTGGAATCGCACCCACAGTAGCCGACTTTTTTGATGGAGCCGATAGTGTTTTAGTGATGGATAACAACCCTGAAATTCGTCAAAATCGCTTAAATCTCCTGGGTTTACTTCGCAATCATGCCAGGGTATTGGCCGACTTTGGCGCGATCGTCAAAGAGTAA
- a CDS encoding glyoxalase-like domain protein: protein MINELSETLISWPLFGAFLPMDSVFSTQGIMVMLLAAYALAMWMFLTSAPKVHTVMVSDLEVARQFYEGLLELNVADVPLHYYYNYEQTLGTAGLDSFYMASSSPAAPATRFSQNEGLWYQLKKNTQLHIIGGASFGSKDRQRHVCFDHDCLEQILLRVQSRRLRYKIRREKPLNFLVKDLEGRVIEMAEVNN from the coding sequence ATGATCAATGAACTAAGTGAAACCCTAATCTCCTGGCCACTGTTTGGAGCCTTCCTACCGATGGACAGCGTTTTTTCCACCCAGGGAATCATGGTCATGCTATTGGCGGCCTATGCGTTGGCCATGTGGATGTTCCTGACTAGTGCGCCCAAAGTTCATACGGTCATGGTGTCGGATTTAGAAGTCGCCCGTCAATTCTATGAAGGATTATTAGAACTGAATGTCGCTGACGTTCCTTTGCACTATTACTATAACTACGAACAAACCCTAGGTACAGCAGGGCTGGATTCGTTCTATATGGCAAGCAGTTCTCCGGCTGCACCAGCCACCCGCTTTAGTCAAAATGAAGGTTTGTGGTATCAACTCAAGAAAAACACCCAACTTCATATTATTGGGGGAGCCAGTTTTGGCAGCAAAGATCGACAACGCCATGTCTGCTTTGACCATGACTGTTTGGAACAGATTTTGTTAAGAGTTCAGTCTCGACGTTTACGTTATAAGATTCGCCGCGAGAAACCGCTCAATTTCCTGGTCAAGGATTTGGAAGGACGAGTCATTGAGATGGCTGAAGTCAATAATTAA
- a CDS encoding serine/threonine phosphatase — translation MLICPQCHSENPNRNNFCQKCGNSLTHQSCPDCDTSVLLSEATCPNCGAVTGKVLYLLLYQKLSDGDESIKYPELYEDCVDIGQRYRLLKRNDLEKEQGDWQVMGDHTADGRYFLAKVVDCQPLQPSILKILLSQHNEFLARLPELQSSNDDPTWQTLALPELAFPYFKLRDLYPTIPDVYDAWCEENNEYVLLADRQSWPHLIELLEQEAIPPLQLIFWLNQMVILWQSLADLHCLQSLLMPTNIYIDEDQNLAIQQLFPDVDPPPSLSQLGQQWQDWLTKTQEHPLESLIAVLEEVGQGKIAAIAEFKSRLEELGQQLNAPATLADEVFPVFETEMLEDDGPPSTPQSTLPDANLADGAEIDDASTAVLQMQLISLSDSGYTDRGKQRPHNEDYFGLTTFVETQRNNQGKSVQAKGIYVVCDGMGGHSAGEVASHMAVNTLQAFFNEHWQAQFPSANVIAEGILLANEVIYDTNQKNASSGSGRMGTTLVMALVQNTKVAIAHVGDSRIYRVTRKGGLEQLTVDHEVGQQAIQNGLDPKIAYSRPDAYQLTQALGPHDSQYVQPDIRFLEIEEDTLLLLCSDGISDNDLLEANWESKLLPLLSSSQDIDRGLRKLMEFSNEYNGHDNLTGVLIRLKVRPKIPIDVW, via the coding sequence ATGCTTATTTGTCCTCAATGCCATTCGGAAAACCCTAACCGCAATAACTTTTGTCAGAAATGTGGAAACTCCCTAACCCATCAATCCTGTCCTGATTGCGATACTAGCGTCTTACTGAGCGAGGCAACTTGCCCTAACTGTGGTGCGGTGACGGGAAAAGTTTTATACCTATTGCTCTATCAAAAATTGTCTGATGGGGATGAGTCAATTAAATATCCTGAGCTATATGAAGATTGTGTCGATATTGGCCAACGTTATCGTCTTTTGAAACGTAATGACTTAGAAAAAGAACAGGGAGACTGGCAAGTTATGGGTGATCATACGGCTGATGGTCGATATTTTTTAGCCAAGGTCGTCGATTGTCAACCCTTGCAACCCTCCATTCTGAAAATTCTATTATCCCAACACAATGAGTTTTTAGCCCGTCTGCCAGAACTACAAAGCAGCAATGATGATCCTACCTGGCAAACCTTAGCTCTACCAGAGTTAGCCTTTCCCTACTTTAAGTTAAGAGATCTCTATCCGACGATTCCTGATGTTTATGATGCTTGGTGTGAAGAAAATAATGAGTATGTGCTGCTGGCTGACCGACAATCCTGGCCCCATTTAATTGAACTGTTAGAACAGGAAGCGATCCCTCCCCTGCAACTTATTTTTTGGCTAAACCAAATGGTGATACTGTGGCAATCACTGGCCGATTTGCACTGTCTCCAGAGTCTTTTAATGCCGACCAATATTTACATCGACGAGGATCAGAACCTAGCGATTCAACAATTATTTCCTGATGTCGATCCGCCTCCTTCTCTCTCGCAATTGGGGCAACAGTGGCAGGACTGGTTAACAAAGACCCAAGAACATCCCCTAGAATCCCTCATAGCTGTACTCGAAGAAGTGGGTCAGGGGAAAATTGCGGCGATCGCAGAGTTTAAAAGTCGTCTGGAAGAACTAGGACAGCAATTAAATGCACCAGCAACTCTTGCCGATGAAGTATTTCCAGTATTTGAGACGGAGATGTTAGAGGATGATGGGCCACCGAGTACACCCCAAAGTACTTTACCCGATGCCAATCTAGCCGATGGTGCAGAAATTGATGATGCTTCCACGGCTGTTTTACAGATGCAGTTGATTAGCTTGAGTGATTCGGGCTACACTGATCGTGGCAAACAACGCCCCCACAATGAGGATTACTTTGGCTTGACCACCTTTGTTGAAACGCAACGCAATAATCAGGGCAAAAGTGTACAGGCAAAGGGTATTTATGTCGTCTGTGATGGCATGGGAGGTCACTCGGCGGGAGAAGTCGCCAGTCACATGGCAGTTAATACCTTACAAGCCTTTTTTAATGAGCATTGGCAAGCGCAATTTCCCAGTGCCAATGTTATTGCGGAAGGGATTTTATTAGCCAATGAAGTTATTTACGACACTAACCAAAAAAATGCAAGTTCAGGCAGTGGTCGGATGGGAACTACCCTGGTTATGGCTCTTGTCCAAAATACTAAAGTCGCGATCGCCCATGTGGGAGATAGTCGCATTTATCGTGTCACCCGCAAAGGGGGTCTAGAACAATTAACAGTAGATCATGAAGTGGGCCAACAGGCGATTCAAAATGGCCTTGATCCGAAGATTGCCTATTCTCGACCCGATGCCTATCAATTGACTCAGGCTTTGGGGCCCCATGATAGTCAATATGTTCAACCCGATATTCGTTTTTTAGAGATTGAAGAAGATACATTATTGCTACTCTGTTCCGATGGCATTTCCGACAATGACTTACTAGAAGCTAATTGGGAAAGTAAATTATTACCCTTACTCAGTTCTAGTCAGGATATTGACAGGGGATTGCGAAAACTAATGGAGTTTTCCAATGAGTACAATGGTCATGATAACTTAACTGGAGTATTAATTCGTCTTAAAGTTCGTCCCAAAATTCCGATTGATGTTTGGTGA
- the rfbD gene encoding dTDP-4-dehydrorhamnose reductase: MTNTPNLLLIGADGQVGQELRQTLVNLGEVIPLTRQQIDLSQGEILRQTIRDLKPQGIINAAAYTAVDQAEKEPDLAQAINGIAPQIMAEIAQTLGAWLLHISTDYVFDGTKSTPYLDSDSPHPLSVYGQSKLAGEMGIQGAMDNYLILRTAWVYGLYGKGNFVKTMLRLGQSREEIRVVADQIGSPTAALDIATAIAALCPQLEEGKIKGIYHFTNSGVASWFDFAVAIFEEAKAINIPLKIKQVIPITTADYPTPAIRPSYSVLSGQKVSQTLGYYPPYWRDSLRKILKLGQNHELF; encoded by the coding sequence ATGACAAATACTCCAAACCTATTATTAATCGGAGCCGATGGTCAAGTCGGTCAGGAATTGCGTCAAACGCTTGTCAATTTAGGAGAAGTTATTCCCCTCACTCGTCAACAGATAGATTTAAGTCAAGGAGAAATTCTTCGCCAAACGATTCGAGATCTAAAACCCCAGGGTATTATTAATGCGGCTGCCTATACGGCGGTAGATCAAGCCGAAAAGGAACCCGATCTAGCCCAGGCAATTAATGGCATTGCGCCGCAAATTATGGCAGAAATTGCCCAAACATTAGGGGCTTGGCTATTACATATTTCTACGGATTATGTGTTTGATGGCACAAAAAGTACACCCTATTTAGACAGTGATTCTCCCCATCCTCTCAGTGTTTATGGACAAAGTAAATTAGCCGGAGAAATGGGTATTCAAGGGGCAATGGACAATTATCTCATTCTCCGAACCGCTTGGGTTTATGGACTGTATGGCAAAGGCAATTTTGTCAAAACCATGTTACGCCTTGGTCAGAGTCGAGAGGAAATTCGAGTGGTAGCCGATCAGATTGGGAGTCCCACCGCCGCCCTAGATATTGCAACGGCGATCGCGGCTCTCTGTCCCCAGTTAGAAGAAGGTAAAATCAAGGGTATTTATCACTTTACTAATAGCGGTGTGGCTAGTTGGTTTGACTTTGCTGTTGCTATTTTTGAAGAGGCAAAAGCGATTAATATTCCGCTTAAAATTAAACAAGTTATTCCGATTACTACTGCCGACTACCCGACTCCAGCAATCCGTCCGTCTTACTCGGTATTATCAGGACAAAAAGTTAGTCAAACTCTCGGTTATTATCCTCCCTATTGGCGTGATTCTTTGCGGAAAATATTAAAGCTGGGACAAAACCATGAACTATTTTAA
- a CDS encoding ParA family protein, translated as MVSIISTVNMKGGVGKTTLTVNLATCLAKYHQKRVLVLDLDSQISATLSLMSPHDFAQTRKKRKTLSYLIENIIQPNPYSKLEIFDIICPSVCDIEGLELLPGDIELYDEYLVSEMLHKEAKLQENLEFEAVWNKFEGSLIKKILDPVLEEYDFIILDCAPGYNLLTRSGIAASNFYILPARPEPLSIVGIQLLERRIAKLKESHKASDDPLNINLIGVVFILSSGGLLSRYYNQVMRRVNSDFDPQQIFENTIPMDVNVAKAVDTFQPVVTAMPNTQGSKAFMKLTEEFLRKISQH; from the coding sequence ATGGTTAGCATTATTAGTACGGTTAATATGAAAGGCGGAGTTGGAAAAACAACTTTGACCGTGAACCTCGCCACTTGTTTAGCAAAATATCACCAAAAACGGGTGTTAGTTCTAGATTTAGATTCCCAAATTAGTGCAACCCTGAGTCTCATGTCTCCCCATGATTTTGCCCAAACCCGTAAAAAACGGAAAACTCTCAGCTATTTAATTGAAAATATTATTCAACCCAATCCCTACAGTAAACTAGAAATATTTGATATTATTTGCCCTAGTGTTTGTGATATTGAAGGCTTAGAATTGTTACCAGGAGATATTGAACTCTACGATGAATATCTCGTTTCTGAAATGCTCCATAAAGAAGCAAAATTACAGGAAAATTTAGAATTTGAAGCTGTTTGGAATAAATTTGAAGGATCTTTAATAAAGAAGATTTTAGATCCTGTTTTAGAAGAATATGACTTTATTATTTTAGATTGCGCTCCAGGCTATAATTTATTAACCCGTAGCGGTATTGCCGCTAGTAATTTTTATATACTACCCGCTCGACCTGAACCCCTTTCTATTGTCGGCATACAGTTATTGGAAAGACGCATCGCCAAACTGAAAGAAAGTCATAAAGCCTCAGATGATCCCCTCAATATTAATTTAATTGGTGTCGTTTTTATTCTGTCTAGTGGTGGTTTGTTAAGTCGTTACTATAATCAGGTAATGAGACGGGTTAATTCGGACTTTGATCCCCAACAAATTTTTGAGAATACGATTCCGATGGATGTCAATGTGGCCAAAGCTGTAGATACTTTTCAGCCCGTCGTCACTGCCATGCCTAACACCCAGGGATCTAAGGCCTTTATGAAATTAACAGAAGAATTTCTGAGAAAAATTAGTCAACATTAA